The following proteins come from a genomic window of Paludisphaera rhizosphaerae:
- a CDS encoding S1/P1 nuclease, which yields MFRIRRFIAAILVGVVSLQSAPQAFAWGRVGHRVIGRGVEARLSPKAKAAVAALLAPGETLADASVWADEHKRELPQTASWHYIDVPLDEPRYDARFSGEDPAKGCIVAKIREEIAVMKDPGRSIDERRIAFRFVVHLVQDLHMPMHVGDNSDKGGNLTQVQFFGEGSNLHRVWDFEMIERDGATEEAWLAILAKEPAAEADAAGSLEDWATESLLAARAAYQAPGTTQRMKSGAKLAEAYLEANRPVVRRRLHLATVRLARVLNEAFGG from the coding sequence ATGTTCAGGATTCGTCGTTTCATCGCCGCGATTCTCGTCGGCGTGGTTTCTTTGCAGTCTGCGCCGCAGGCGTTCGCCTGGGGGCGGGTCGGGCATCGGGTGATTGGGAGGGGGGTGGAGGCCCGGCTCTCGCCGAAGGCGAAGGCTGCGGTGGCGGCGCTGCTTGCTCCGGGCGAGACGCTCGCGGACGCCTCGGTCTGGGCGGACGAGCACAAACGCGAGCTGCCGCAGACGGCCTCGTGGCACTACATCGACGTTCCACTGGACGAGCCCCGCTACGACGCCCGGTTCTCGGGCGAGGATCCGGCGAAGGGGTGCATCGTCGCCAAGATCCGCGAAGAGATCGCCGTCATGAAAGATCCCGGCCGGTCGATCGACGAGCGTCGGATCGCCTTCCGATTCGTCGTGCACCTGGTCCAGGATCTGCACATGCCGATGCACGTCGGCGACAACAGCGACAAGGGAGGGAACCTCACCCAGGTCCAGTTCTTCGGCGAAGGGTCGAACCTCCACCGCGTCTGGGACTTCGAGATGATCGAGCGCGACGGCGCGACCGAGGAGGCGTGGCTCGCCATCCTCGCCAAGGAGCCCGCGGCCGAGGCAGACGCCGCCGGCTCGCTTGAGGACTGGGCCACCGAAAGCCTGCTCGCCGCCCGCGCCGCGTACCAGGCGCCCGGCACGACCCAGCGAATGAAGTCGGGGGCCAAACTCGCCGAGGCCTACCTCGAAGCCAACCGCCCCGTCGTCCGTCGTCGCCTTCACCTGGCCACCGTTCGGCTCGCCCGGGTTCTGAACGAGGCGTTCGGGGGGTGA
- a CDS encoding serine/threonine-protein kinase, with translation MKRRHGPETELDEETIPGPSSDAGQEPTDRMGPDETSTPQPDGAVEDDSTTLPPDGLTVSAGAGAKAPVDLGRGTTVHYFGDYEILKELGRGGMGVVYKARQLSLNRAVALKVVKAGVLADDEERRRFQNEAEAVALLDHVGIVPVHEVGEHEGKPYLSMKLIEGGNLTASLARYKQDPRAAAALTAEIAEAVHHAHMRGILHRDLKPANILLDAGGHPHVTDFGLAKRVEEDLELTASGAILGTPSYMSPEQASGRRGAITTASDVYGLGAILYALLSGKAPFGGGSVVETIDAVRNQPPVPPRRANPDVPRDLETICLKCLEKDARRRYSSASALADDLKAWLESRPISARPVGAFEKLRLWCRRNPAVAASAAAVVMALVLGTGSVIAVQTRANGLLEKKNLDLQASNAELDKQRLRAVSAEAEERRRAAEVQETADFQSKMLAQVDPAQAGLNLSQDVRARFVEALAKAETSDVERARQEEAFVNAWSRVNSTDAARTLIDGAILKPAAEAIDVQFKDRPLIAATLRQTLGERYEDLGDYEAAALQMKAAIDARRRTLGDDHPETLEAMVELGRILTSQDKYDESSRLLKQAMDTGRKVLGDDHRTTLSATHGMGVVLSKQGRWDEAASLLSEAYERRLRLFGEDDRDTLTAIASMGDILKAQSKLNESLPYLRRAVDGRRKVLGPDADATLNSLNNLGTLYVDLKRHAEAVACFREVCDKRRVLLGAVHPRTMNALRNLAGALSREGNDAEAESLMREALADDRRILGDDHLSTLVSLNNLGAFLLEKNRPDDAEPFCRESLEKNRRILGPNHPRTLVATNVMGYVYSRKKRPADAEPLLREAIEISRRINGENHQDTLVFIQNLGTSIMDQKKPAEAEPAFRTVAEKASAALGDRHPLVVGARTNLARVLLDQKKFAEAVEVLASSEKTARAIGGREGDRSLAMTLQRLGTARIGLHEFERAEATLLEAHGVVLRMRAAGVADSRNCERTLVQLYTDWDAAKPGNGYDAKAAEWKKKLEEPASPSPTPKAS, from the coding sequence ATGAAGCGTCGGCACGGGCCGGAGACGGAGCTCGATGAAGAGACGATCCCCGGCCCGTCGAGCGATGCCGGCCAGGAACCGACCGATCGGATGGGGCCGGACGAGACGTCGACGCCTCAGCCGGACGGCGCGGTCGAGGACGACAGCACGACCCTGCCGCCGGACGGCCTCACGGTGAGCGCCGGGGCTGGGGCCAAGGCCCCGGTCGACCTTGGACGAGGGACCACGGTCCATTACTTCGGCGACTACGAGATCCTGAAGGAACTGGGTCGCGGCGGGATGGGGGTGGTCTACAAGGCCAGGCAGCTCAGCCTCAATCGGGCCGTCGCGTTGAAGGTCGTCAAGGCCGGGGTTCTGGCGGACGACGAGGAACGCCGCCGATTCCAGAATGAGGCGGAGGCCGTCGCGCTGCTCGATCACGTCGGGATCGTTCCGGTCCACGAGGTCGGCGAGCACGAGGGGAAGCCGTACCTTTCGATGAAACTCATCGAGGGGGGCAACCTGACGGCAAGCCTCGCCAGGTACAAGCAGGACCCTCGCGCAGCCGCCGCTCTGACCGCCGAGATCGCCGAGGCCGTCCACCACGCCCATATGCGCGGGATTTTGCACCGCGACCTGAAGCCCGCGAACATCCTGCTCGACGCCGGGGGCCACCCCCACGTCACGGACTTCGGGCTCGCCAAGCGCGTCGAGGAGGACCTCGAACTGACCGCGAGCGGCGCGATCCTCGGGACGCCGTCCTACATGAGCCCGGAACAGGCCTCGGGTCGCCGAGGCGCGATCACGACGGCGTCCGACGTTTACGGCCTGGGGGCGATCCTCTACGCGCTCCTCTCCGGCAAGGCGCCGTTCGGCGGCGGGAGCGTCGTGGAGACCATCGACGCGGTCAGGAATCAGCCGCCAGTCCCTCCGCGTCGGGCGAACCCCGACGTCCCCCGCGACCTCGAAACGATCTGCTTGAAATGCCTGGAGAAAGACGCGCGACGAAGGTACTCCTCGGCGTCCGCCCTGGCGGACGACCTGAAAGCCTGGCTGGAATCCCGGCCGATCTCGGCCCGCCCCGTCGGCGCCTTCGAGAAGCTGCGACTCTGGTGCAGGCGGAACCCGGCCGTGGCGGCGTCAGCGGCGGCGGTCGTCATGGCGCTCGTCCTGGGGACGGGGTCGGTGATCGCCGTACAGACCCGGGCGAACGGCCTGCTGGAGAAGAAGAACCTCGACCTTCAGGCGTCGAATGCGGAACTCGACAAACAGCGGCTCCGCGCCGTCTCGGCTGAGGCCGAGGAACGCCGCCGCGCCGCGGAGGTCCAGGAGACCGCGGACTTCCAGTCGAAGATGCTCGCCCAGGTCGATCCCGCCCAGGCCGGCCTGAACCTCTCCCAAGACGTGAGAGCCCGGTTCGTGGAGGCCCTAGCGAAGGCGGAGACCTCCGACGTTGAGCGGGCGCGGCAGGAAGAGGCCTTCGTCAACGCCTGGAGCCGGGTCAACTCCACCGACGCCGCCCGCACCCTGATCGACGGCGCCATTCTCAAGCCGGCCGCCGAGGCGATCGACGTCCAGTTCAAGGACAGGCCCTTAATCGCCGCCACGCTGCGGCAGACTCTGGGAGAGCGATACGAAGACCTCGGCGACTACGAGGCCGCGGCCCTCCAGATGAAAGCCGCGATCGACGCCAGACGACGAACGCTTGGGGACGACCACCCGGAGACGCTCGAGGCGATGGTCGAATTGGGTCGCATACTCACGTCGCAGGACAAATACGACGAGTCGTCGCGGCTCTTGAAGCAGGCCATGGATACGGGCCGAAAAGTCCTCGGCGACGATCATCGCACGACCCTGAGCGCCACCCACGGCATGGGGGTCGTGCTCAGCAAGCAAGGGCGATGGGACGAGGCGGCCTCGCTTTTGAGCGAGGCCTACGAGCGACGTCTACGGCTGTTCGGAGAAGACGACCGCGACACGTTGACGGCGATCGCCTCGATGGGAGACATCCTCAAGGCGCAGAGCAAGCTGAACGAGTCGCTGCCCTACCTCAGACGGGCGGTCGACGGGAGGCGGAAGGTCCTGGGCCCGGACGCCGACGCCACGCTGAACTCCCTGAATAACCTGGGCACGCTGTACGTCGACCTGAAACGGCACGCGGAGGCCGTCGCGTGCTTTCGCGAAGTGTGCGACAAACGGCGCGTCCTGCTCGGCGCGGTCCATCCCCGGACCATGAACGCCCTCCGAAACCTCGCCGGAGCCCTCTCCCGCGAAGGGAACGACGCGGAGGCCGAATCCCTGATGCGTGAGGCGCTCGCCGACGACCGCCGGATCCTCGGGGACGATCACCTGTCCACGCTCGTGTCGCTGAACAACCTCGGCGCGTTCCTGCTCGAAAAGAACAGACCGGACGACGCCGAGCCGTTCTGCCGCGAGTCGCTGGAGAAAAATCGGCGAATCCTCGGCCCCAACCACCCCAGGACCCTGGTCGCGACGAACGTGATGGGCTACGTCTACTCGCGAAAGAAGCGGCCCGCCGACGCCGAGCCCTTGCTGCGCGAAGCCATCGAGATCAGCCGACGCATCAACGGGGAAAATCATCAAGACACCCTCGTATTCATCCAGAACCTCGGAACGTCGATCATGGATCAGAAGAAGCCGGCCGAGGCCGAGCCGGCGTTCCGCACTGTCGCCGAGAAAGCCTCCGCGGCGCTCGGCGATCGACATCCGCTCGTCGTCGGCGCCAGGACCAATCTGGCGCGCGTCCTCCTCGACCAAAAGAAGTTCGCCGAGGCGGTCGAGGTCCTGGCGTCCAGCGAGAAGACGGCCCGTGCGATCGGCGGTCGAGAGGGAGATCGATCGCTCGCCATGACCCTGCAGCGGTTGGGGACGGCTCGAATCGGCCTCCACGAATTCGAGAGGGCGGAAGCGACCCTCCTCGAAGCCCACGGCGTCGTCCTCAGGATGCGAGCCGCCGGCGTCGCCGACTCGCGCAACTGCGAACGGACGCTCGTGCAGCTCTACACCGACTGGGACGCCGCCAAACCGGGGAACGGTTACGACGCGAAGGCCGCCGAGTGGAAGAAGAAACTCGAAGAACCGGCGTCGCCGTCCCCCACTCCCAAGGCGAGCTGA